The Papilio machaon chromosome 17, ilPapMach1.1, whole genome shotgun sequence genome segment CTCCATGAGTGACACCTCCCATCTTTCCAGCGCTTCTAAGTCGAGTGATTTGTTCTTTGCTTCACGGTCTTTACGTTCTTTGTCGTCTAAACCTGCGAGTAACgggatttttatataaaggaagcaattactttattattccttaactaatataggagcggctaaaacactcacgtacatttgtccggtgtcggcaccgactagtttcgagcccatcgggggcccttcattaGTGTAAGTGGGATTGgtacgcggcccgtcgctcactgatGAAGGGCCCTCGATGGACtcaaaactagtcggtgccgacaccggacaaatgtacgtgagtgttttagccgtttcctatattagttaataataatgtctaacgaaagtttgaataatttattaaatacagtatgaatatacatattatattacatacattataaaatcatctaaaagttttttttctgaaatagaGTTAGGATGAAGcttttcaacatttttgaCAGCTGACTTTGAGCTACGCAGTGCCCTCTTTTCATTACAcgtaaaattgtgttctgcgccACATACGATGTTCAGAGCCGCcaatatgtttgaaaaatacaatacCTAGAGGTCTTTTCAGATACTTGTGGTGTATAGCCTGGGACACCTGCAGCAGTGCACAGGCCAGACCCCGCACCACCTCAGCGCTTGGCTCCCGTGTCTCCTCATACCCATTCTTGATGCCGTTCATCTTTGGTGCATCCAGATAATGTCCAGGGTCacggtatttatttattggtataGCTTCCAATTCTTCTTTGTCTACATCTGTAGTCAACatagataacaaaattaattttttagattttttttttaaacggaaCAAAAAATGacgaaattttttataaaactttttacatgactgatatttaaaaacaacttatttGTAATTAGCTTTTGCAGGCGACTCTATctacgataaataaaataaaatgtagattatgtgttcttccaggctatgttctacacatTTATAGTAGAAATTTCAtccattaagccgttctggagataccttcaaacaaacatccatccatccaaactttcagatttataatattagtaagataaactCACCGTTAGGTAATTTGAGCACACCGTTAGGCTGATGATAGTCATCCCTGTACTTCTGTCCAGGTCCCCAGCTGAGGTACTCCGCCTGCTTGTCGTAGCCCTTCAGCATCAGAGTGCCGCGCCACGCCTCACGGTCCTAACAACAATTATATTCACATATATTTTccataaatcttatatatataaaagaaagtcgtgttagttacactatttataactcaagagcggctgaatcgatttgactgaaaattggtgggcaggtagcttagaaccaggaaatggacataggatagtttttacctcgttttctattttttattccgcgcagacggagtcgcgggtaaaagctagtattaaatatattgtcatttcataaatcaataataattattatacaactCTTTTGGTGAGgaagttacaaaaaaactagaagtttttttataatataaaaaatatattcattatataaactaactagctgttgctcgTTATTCCGACCatgcggagttaaaaaaaaaaacttaatacagTGCAACCTCGATATAACAAATCGGAGGGGAACAAGAAAATATTCGTAATATCAAGTAATTCGTTGAACTGAGGTTTGTTATGTTGAGGTTAGATTGGTCTTaaattcgttataaagagGTAAAAGACACACATTCCTCTACGTCTTTGAACTCGCatgattttaatcttttactgTTTACATTCAAACCACTTTCTTCTGAAaacttatctttaaattttaaaattgtagccAATGTACTTGCGGGAATCCCGAACTTATTAgctatgtttaattttttcgtcATGGGATTTTGGTCAACATAATTAATgaacaaaatacataattaatcaacataaaaacaaaagcgtGTCGAAACATGTGGAGACATGACATTATAAGATTAAGCGTTATATTATTGGTggaaactttatattaaagttttggaTTGGCAAAATTCGTTAATTAGAGGTATGAATacttttgatgtgaaacatctataggatcacttgtaaaccgaatctcgttggcgtggcgacgcttgccgtggcgacgggtcgccaagctatactgaggtatacatatataccgAATCCGGCCTGAATCCACCATAACATGATTGCTTTCCGTCCTGTCTCCGGGAACTTTCCACAGGATGAAGGAACCATAAAGGTTCAGCATGTAATCCCGATAATTGAACTGATCAGAACctcgaaaattttaaatcgttgCTTTGCATATATATTAAGCTACTAGAAAAACTTCAATATCGTGTTTTAGAACTTAAATCaaattgatgtgaaacatctataggctcactagtaaaccgaattgttggcgtgttGGCGCTTGCCGTGGCCACGCTAtcctgaggtatacatatataaatatatatatattattttaataatattaccttttatgcatattacttgtacacacacgatgtttcacatctgccaggtgTCCCATGACggatcacattttttttttcttgatagttgaaaattcgttataaagagGTTGTACGCAAAGAATGTTCGCAATGTaaaggtatattttatattgactcTTATGGACAATTCTAGGGGATTAcgaaaaatttgttaaatcgAGGAAATCGTTATATTGAGGTACGTTATATTAAGGTTGCActgtaagtagcctatgtgttcttccagactatgttctacatctatgtcaaatatcatcaagattcgttgaaccgtcccggagataccttctaacaaaaatccatccatctaaacattcacatttacaatattagtaagcttAAACACCTAGATGTGTTAATTGAGAGCTAAGGCTAAGCTAATTAGAAGCatttccgcgtttcgtctgatgagtgtggtgccggaggcctaattttagtcctcttccccttcacaatcgtttcttattaggaaaggatgagaaggggaagtggatttggcggaagaggggaggcataggaaggagaaatgtcctctttctgtgcatccccttctccattgattaatggtaggcaatgcatctgcatttgtggatcggtggtcgcctcgctatttcggcgaattcaggtgaccgttttttcgtttgccaccttttcatatataaaaaagggagttttttttagaaatttgtCAACTGTGAGTTCAGCATTAAGTAAACCTTACCTTAACTTTAAGTGCTCCCAAACATCCATGGAATATCTTCTCCTCCAGTTCCAGTATATGGTCTCTCAGAGATAGTTCTAATGCCTCACTGAGTGACGTATCTGCGGGTACACTCAGCGATGGCTGCCAGCGCCGTCGTGTCATGTGCTGTGAAGTCTGCGCAGGAGGCTGCAAAATGtcataaaacattgtatatttcagtatttatttttatttaatgccacaaatatttcaaattattcgagttttaatttattcaaaaattaaaaaaaaattatacatacatttatcaTACAGAATTTAATCTATTAgacactagcttttgcccgcgactccatccgcgcggaataaaaaaaaaagaaaagaaaacggggtaaaaattatcctatgtcctattcctggttctaagctacctgcccaccaattttcagtcaaatcgattcagccgttcttgagttataaatagtgtaactaacaccactttcttttgtatatatagatttcaaagttaagatttttttttttagcttgaCTGTAAGTCCTATGTCTACAGTCTAAGGAGATATTCCAGTTTTTTAGGCGCCTAAAAACATGGCGATAACAATGTcagcaattttgtttttttttttctaatttctaGTACAACTTACAGGTGCAACAGTAGGGTTGAGTAGATGCAGCGGACAACTGGCGACGTGCGTAAGTAAATGAGCACCATCCTGCTCAAGACTGTGGCGGAGCTCGTTCTCGCGCAGACCGCGCCTGTTGAGCGAAGCCAATAGTGCAACAATTTGCTCCTCCGTATGGTACACAGACCAATGCGGCCGATCCACCTGAAACACCATTTACATCTACAGTTTATAAACTGTCTAGTTTCAAAACTATTGAAATTTCTGAgtttataattcattttacatctagtcttaatatatataaatctcgtgtcacaatgtttgtcccaatggactcctaaaccacttaaccgattataataaaattcgcacaccatgtgcagttcgatccaacttgagagatgggatagtttaaatctcaaattatagtcgcaattttaatttattgctaattatttgtctgttattatttgacagtcacaattatctgttaactccaaatgattctaacagatgtcgataccattcgactgggttgagtaagtaatcaatagatggcgctgctatggtaaatctacgaatgtgtcatataagcttattaactgcgcgcggacggagtcgcgggcgacagctagtaagtttATATCGACTAAGTTTACAGTTGTTTTGTAAACATATCAATTTCTTTCCCTATAATAAGAAGAGGACAAACGAGCATCGGAATGCCTAAAGTTTCAGTTTCAGAAGAGGAAGATgcattgccggcctttaaTGAAGGTATACACTCTTTTCTTAAAGGTTCCTAAATCGTAAcagtttggaaataccgccgaggacagagtaTACCAGAGAAAACCTCGTCTTTGTGGAATGCCACCCATCGAGATGgcatcgatgaaatttagctcTCTGTCGACTCATACGATGCAAAACCCAGACAGATATGGTTCTCTTTAAATGGTTTTCTATCTCTTGTTTCTTTAATATTGACCTTTCCATGTACAAAGCATGTGTTGACATCAGCTGTGCACAGCATCAGTTCTCTGGCGCGTTGCAGTGCGTGTGCGCTGGTCGGAGCCCCGCCCTCCGCCCCGACCACTTTCACGCCCACACCGTTCACGTACGGCTTCTTTGGTGATCCGCGAAGATTCGCCGCTGATTCGTTCTCTTTATCACTACCAgctagaaatataattatcataaaaacttgtgacaattgttaatgtttcataatcatcagctcactatacgtcctcactggaggctcagagcctaccttaagttaggggtgactaggtcatagtcaaccacagccaagtgcgggttgacttcacacatatcattgaatttcttcacagatatgtgcagcatcacgatgtttccttcaccgtaagaattcagacaaatgtacatatgtaaatcgaaactcgaaaaatacattggtaaatggcgggattcgaacccgggatctgcagattacaagtctaGTGTTTAACCCCTGAACCACCGATGTTCCATAACCATTATATCGTAAATAGATGTTTCAAAATTGTAgatgaaatatgtaaaatgtagCCAATTAagcataaatttaaaaaaactattttttttatttggattgCGGGTCATAGTACTTGTTATTTGTATGGAGAACAGACCTCGTTCCTCCCTCATGAGATGTGGACTGGTCAGCTTGTGTCTGCAAAGACCTCGCTCCTCATCACCCGCCTCCACGAACAGTCCGCCCACACGCCTCATCACCCAGTAGCGGCGATACGCACGGTCCATacctacaaattatttatttacatatttatacaaaatatacaaatttaaatattattgaattaagACATAACAATTTACATTACAAGAAGGCAATAATTTGGTTAACCAAataaccttactaatattataaatgtgaatgtttagatggatggatgtttgtttgaaggtatctccggaacggttcaacggatcttgataaaatttggtacagatgtagaacatagcctggaagaacacataggctacgcattatgttttttttatattccgaaCGGACGAattcgcgggcgatagctaattcagttattatattaaatatttttacaaccaactgttaaattatttaaaaaaatattatttaaaatggtaaagacatttaaaaacactcACCAACGTACGAAGTATACTTGAAAAGAGACAACTGTAACTCTTTGAGTTTTTTCTCGTATTCGTGTTTTTTAACGTCactctttttatttaacttgtcTATAGATATCTTGAGTTGTTCGTCTATCTCTTTGGCCTGATCACCTGATAACTTCTGTTCCGTTTTTGTAGCTTGAGCTTCCTTCTTCAATTCCTGACGTGTTGCTACCAATTGTACTTCGCGTTTACGTTCATTGATctagaaatacatttaaaataaaactttaacagTAGTAGAATCcgcaaaaacaatatttgttgggtgcacgaatgagCCTCGCTCaatgaaataccacaaccacacagaagacaggcctcaagtagaagtaattccaactacagtctgatgagtgtggtgccggaggcctaattttagtcggGTCGGATTTggtggaagaggggacgcataggaaggagaaatatcctctgtgcgtccccttctccgttgattaaaggtaggcaatgcatctgcatttgcgaatgtctatgggcaacggtcgcctcgctgtTTTGGCGAAACAAGGTGGCCGTTTGTTCATTTGTCGCcttttggtaaaaaaattgcataaacAATGATTACAGACTTAAGTGATTAACAttataacaaaactaaaaaagtatgtatttttacttatcCGCGATATTCTTAAATACAATTggttcaaaattaaacaatctaAAAGTCGctgtaaacataaattttcgTACTCCGTTTCATACAAagcgataaaaataattttcggaTTAATTTCAAGGATAATATATTGgggttttattgtaaattagtaagattttttaccTGCAGCATCCTTAGGGATTGTTTAATCGTCTTGTACTCCTCGAGGCGCTCTTCAGTGACGTCACGCACGGTCGCATAACTCAGCACTTGGTTCATCAGACACTGCAGGATCAGGAACTTGTCCTCTGCAagtgtaaaatgtaataaaaaatcattgtttaATCATAATTCCTACAAACTTATACTAAATTCATTCAATTAACTTGTAAATTCTATGTTTGAAATAATCCGACTCAAAGGACCAAAAAGTTAACATTGACTGCAATTCTAAAACttgttttagttaatttatttcttagtttAGATAtctcatattaaatatacactaAGGGACTCGTTAAATTACCAATTAACATCTCTGAGTCCGACAAAaagttttagataaaataatacctAGTGGCAAGTCAGCAACGTGTACAGAGGCCAATCGGCGCACCACCGCCGGCTTTGTGATGCGCAGGCGCAGCGCCGCGTCATCAGCACCAGTGTATCCGCCGCGCTGTACCGACCTGAGTGCCGCATTACGTCCACCACTCAGCCCACCAGATGCAAGCATGTACAATCTGATaaggtaacaaaaataaatctaatatataaaattctcatgtcacagttttcgttcccgtactcctccgaaacggcttgaccgattctcatgaaattttgtgagcatattcagtaggtctgagaatcggacaacatctatttttcattttttttttaactgcgcgcggacgaagtcgcgggcgacagctagtcatatattttttttcttattaaaccAAAAGGtagtattttatactaatacttatttcatcaagatccattgagaagttccggagatacgttcaaacaaacatccatccatctaaatagaTTAAGAAGCAATGTACGATGAATCAACGTACACCGCCAGCTATGAGAACTTCATAAAACTAAACAGTAAATAAACACTTGCTTAAGAAACAATTCAGATGATAACTATCCTATCCAGTAAGTTAGACCAAAATACAGGTACATGCAAAATTTGATTGAAATCGGTTCAATAATTTTGGAGTTTATTGGCAACATACATCGtgacaaaagatttttatatatataataataataaagaaaagattataaacaagaaagatttgattatttctttgtttgtgTTGAATAAGATCCGAAACTACTggaccgatttgaaaaattcttgaATGCTGGAAAGCTATACTATCCCTgagtgacataggctatatttttccccaagatttattttaattcgaaGAACGAAACCTGATCCTAATATAAAACTAAGGTAACGTAAACGTATATATGTTGTATGTTACCTGAGTACTTCAGTGACGGTGGTAGGGTCTAGGGGTAGTTTGCTGAGTGGCGTGCCGAGGTACGTCTGAGACCATTTGCTGGCCTTTGTAGCCAACTCTATCGCCTTCGATACTCCTATATCTGTTTCTAATTCCGAATCACctgtaatttatacatttatataattactatacttatattactaatattataaatgcaaaggtttagatggatggatatttattacaaggtatctccggaacagctcaatggatcttgatgaaatttggcacagatgtagaacatagtcttgaagatcacataagctacttattaagttttctttcttaattccgcacggacagagtcgcaggcgacagctagtatactataTAATGTACTATTAACATATTCAATGGAGGATTTCTATGTACTAAAGTGAAGTCGAAGGTTGAATCAGTAgcactgaatgtgttaagattttatgtacattattgattttttatttatttgctggCAAAAATATcacttatacatttttttaaaataattctttaccTGTAGACTCTTGCATGCTTCCGTTCTCATTGTATTCTTCCGCTTCATCTTCTTGCAAGGTGAATATTGTAGTCAGAAACATTTGCACGAGATCACTGAACGCTCCTGCATGCTCTTTCATTGTCAAAGATTTCCTGAACAACTCCAAATCAAAGTCTTGATGAAATACATCTTTCACTTTAAGAATGTCACTGTACATATGAACAAATTCTAGAATAGATAAGAAGTCTCCGAAATGTTTGTGCGGTATGCCTTCAACTTCTACGGGTGTAGCTTGTGGTATAACCTGGAAAATTATGTTCACaagtaaagattaaaaaaaaatattattagagtTCCAATtggatttcatattttaatcttactaatattataaatgcaaatgtttggatggatggttttttgaaggtatctccggaacggctcaacatattttgatgtaatttggcaaaaatttagaacatagcctggaagaacacataggctacatattaagttttttgtttaattccgcacagacggagtcgagggcaaaagcttgtttaaatataaatcatagtATAACTGTTAAAATCAGTTAAATTAGAAACCATAGGAGGTAATATATAATGGTTATTTATCACATTGTCTTATTACTTATTGGTTTTcatttaacacattcactgccGCTGTTTCTGTTGGTatgaaatgtttctttttttcttttaaactaactttaaacttaaaaaaacgtaCTACGAACAAAATACCTTATGATCCTCCAACTCTTGGTCATCTTTGATTCTCTTCCATTCTTTGAGATGTGCTATCTTTTTTGCTTTCTCCTCTTCCTTGCGCTGTCTTAACTGATCTTCCGCTCTCCGCATTTTCTCTGCTAATTCTTGAGCATTCTTTCTGGCCTCAGGATCCATTGGTTGTTTTGGTTTTGGTGATgctgtttgttttaatattatgaaattatttttataaaaaaagaataaaattttagctattttgtaataaatctatatatatataaaagaaagtcgtgttagttacactatttataactcaagatcggtcaaactgacTGAAAATtcatggggaggtagcttagaactaggagacttttttttattccgcgcggacggagtcgcgggtaaaagctggTAAAGGATAAGAATGGTTGCATCATATTTTGttgaggaaaaataaatttgactgGAAAAATTACACTTTATCAGAAATGTAACATACGggtttgaaatttaatattgatcaACAAACTTATATGACTcaagccgcattcacatttgcctgacgtgtcgtgtcgtgatgctttctgtcgtgatggctactgttcacatctatgtgacgcgttatgacgcatttttaatcagttccgttatagctctcggagagtttacacattcgaaatgttttttcatgaatcatccgattcggattcagattatgaagaagatatgcagttattggcactggcaacacttctaataaaacaaaaaaagagaagaagatattggatacatccaataaatacaaaaagatagtttagttttaatagattgatccttatattgtttacattttgtatcataaatcgCTTTATATTGTCGTACGTACTCGATCTGCTCGTCGTCCATAccttctgacgcgtcacaacacgacacgtgcgcgtgcacactagtccgacccgctgtgtcgtgtcgctgcgccgtcccccgcacctcacccaactgacgcggaccgggatcgctactgacgcgacacgacacaagccatcacgacacactgcgtcagagaagtgtgcacgcaaccatattaattgtatgagaccgatacctttctgacgcatcacgacacaacacgtcaggcaaatgtgaacgcggcttTATTGTGGGTTTGTGAGACGAAAtccttatttaaaacatatttaatttatgttttgtcattagacagggatgacaatattttacagagattttagtTTCAGAAAGCAACAGTTAGCAggcataaattaaactaaagtaCAATAGCATATAGCACCcatttaaatgacaaaaaagcATCACAAAAGgaataataaaatggaattATACAGAATCTAGGATTTTACCTTCAGATTTATCAGTCTTCTTAACAAACTTATCCATTGATTCCTGTCTACCTTTCTTGTCAGGACTAACTTTTTTCAATGATTTGTTGAGTTTAGTTGCCGACCCCAGCTTTGCTTTCGGTGGTGACATACTTGTCTTTAGAAGTTTCTTTGACGATGCAAATTCTGGTGGGCTTCcagtaaatatttgattgaaatttactttgtttatgttatatttatccaTTGCTGATTGCTGTAAGACATTTTGATAAGTgagtcatatttttattggtaTTTTTCACATGCAATTATATCATAGCCTTGAAGTAAAggtaaagaatttaatattttagaagtttctaccaaatttcaacaatgtTGCCATTACTAATAAGACAATTTAGTAAGAATAAGAAATCTCTGGATTTATCAattggattttaaaaaaaaatgtttcagcATTTGAAAGCTAAATTAAGGGAGATTTTACTAAACATACTTTACTGGccaagtatatttaaaaaaattactaattataatattcgattttttttaatacctttaTAGTTATGATTCCTCCAATTCCTTGTTCGACAAATTGTTTAAGGAAAAGTCTATTTTTGTCACGTGAGTAGACGCCTTTACGTCGCCTCACGCGGTCATATGGAGCGGTACCCATCTGGCCAGCAGAGGTCTGTTCCGACTCTTGAAACTGTTCTACTTCGTAACAATATGAAGATGCTGGAGGTGTTAATGtgctgaaaaatttaatatgtaatgtccaattaaattttctttttttttgtatttagatattttcagACACCggatattttttcattaagtGTTATCTATTGTTCCAAGATCTGATTAGACCAATATCTTATTAGAgttacttttagtttttttatattaccttATTAAGATATACTTATTGAAACTTACTCaaattatattgtacataagtcaattttattttcattaaattgtgttaattttaaaatcttattataaaactcTTTTCTATGGTCCTTAATCAATTGATATCAGATAAACATATGTTTATCAATCATATGTgccacttataaaaaaaaaattacattaatttcttACTAATCTACTTATTGAGCTATTTTGAACAGTgaaatgttacataaatatgGTATGCATTTATTAGCTTGTTAGTTTAGTATAACATTTTGATTCAATATTGTTGTGGACATTTAATCCTCCAATAAGATTATGTAgtgaaatgtaataaatttagcaAGTAACCTATTTGGATGTTGCTTCTGGACTGTGACTGACAGTATATGGGCTTCCCGCCACTGATCACCTTCCAGGCATGCTTCAACTGACTCTCCAACAAAGTATCTCTCTCTCACAAAGTTAAATACATCCTCTGACATCTCAGCAAATGAACATCGCTTGGTCTTTGCTGCCAAGTACAATATTGGTATTCGCAGCTCCATAGGAAAATCTTTTAGAGACTTTCTTGCAGCTTTCTCACTTTCCATAGCCTCGGCGTATGTCAAGTTGTTCTTCCCCGTCATCTCACATGTCCACACCATGGAGTTAACCAGGATAATGCGCTCGCAGTACTCCCTTgaaagtaaacataaaaccAAACTATAATAATTTCGCTTAATTTCAACATATTAAATCGAACGGTGACATATTATGTCACGCTAGCCTAAGTACAAGAGCAGCGGCGCGGAAGCAATGTCAACGGTCTATCTCGCACTGATACACGCAATATAATTCACAAAAACACGAGAAATGCGCGAAAACATTGCATACAAACAAACTCACTCATAATCTTTAAATATCTCGTCGGTGATCTCACAGTGGAAGACCTCGTCGTCGTCGCGAAGGTATTCAGACACCGTCGATTTCTCAAATGCTTTTCTTTTCAATAGAGGCATGTTAAGAGTTCGCGGGTCACTACGGTGGGAAAACTAATTTGCAA includes the following:
- the LOC106708612 gene encoding bromodomain adjacent to zinc finger domain protein 1A, whose amino-acid sequence is MPLLKRKAFEKSTVSEYLRDDDEVFHCEITDEIFKDYEEYCERIILVNSMVWTCEMTGKNNLTYAEAMESEKAARKSLKDFPMELRIPILYLAAKTKRCSFAEMSEDVFNFVRERYFVGESVEACLEGDQWREAHILSVTVQKQHPNSTLTPPASSYCYEVEQFQESEQTSAGQMGTAPYDRVRRRKGVYSRDKNRLFLKQFVEQGIGGIITIKQSAMDKYNINKVNFNQIFTGSPPEFASSKKLLKTSMSPPKAKLGSATKLNKSLKKVSPDKKGRQESMDKFVKKTDKSEASPKPKQPMDPEARKNAQELAEKMRRAEDQLRQRKEEEKAKKIAHLKEWKRIKDDQELEDHKVIPQATPVEVEGIPHKHFGDFLSILEFVHMYSDILKVKDVFHQDFDLELFRKSLTMKEHAGAFSDLVQMFLTTIFTLQEDEAEEYNENGSMQESTGDSELETDIGVSKAIELATKASKWSQTYLGTPLSKLPLDPTTVTEVLRLYMLASGGLSGGRNAALRSVQRGGYTGADDAALRLRITKPAVVRRLASVHVADLPLEDKFLILQCLMNQVLSYATVRDVTEERLEEYKTIKQSLRMLQINERKREVQLVATRQELKKEAQATKTEQKLSGDQAKEIDEQLKISIDKLNKKSDVKKHEYEKKLKELQLSLFKYTSYVGMDRAYRRYWVMRRVGGLFVEAGDEERGLCRHKLTSPHLMREERAGSDKENESAANLRGSPKKPYVNGVGVKVVGAEGGAPTSAHALQRARELMLCTADVNTCFVHGKVDRPHWSVYHTEEQIVALLASLNRRGLRENELRHSLEQDGAHLLTHVASCPLHLLNPTVAPPPAQTSQHMTRRRWQPSLSVPADTSLSEALELSLRDHILELEEKIFHGCLGALKVKDREAWRGTLMLKGYDKQAEYLSWGPGQKYRDDYHQPNGVLKLPNDVDKEELEAIPINKYRDPGHYLDAPKMNGIKNGYEETREPSAEVVRGLACALLQVSQAIHHKYLKRPLGLDDKERKDREAKNKSLDLEALERWEVSLMECRSFAQVVLHLLTLDSSITWSASILNASCRICRRKTDPDNMLLCDGCNKGHHLYCLKPKLSKVPDGDWFCDQCRPREKTPRRKRKLFSDDDLEDDLDNSVGVAEGDVGVADGDVGGASLEWGSVCGACGSGGRLAASCRACGARCHAECVSQRRALCNTCTSNGSRREHTVRRCAATAINNIHEYARVLDAPLDTSDSEDSEYNTALVKLKKRKSRSSKDESPVPNGAKRGRKPKNMMNGTPGRKPKSLTNGHHDETVVRKRSSRREPSVSLHTDKLEMLLQDAIKHKDAWPFIEPVSTDDVPDYLDVISEPMDLTLVREKLCDGQYSADADLLADVALVFHNCFTYNKDTHPVAKAGYRLEKYIIKRCIELDLPPLSPTVLDEEVEEPIKRKYQDDIDEDPKMKRAKLK